One part of the Desulfatiglans sp. genome encodes these proteins:
- a CDS encoding transposase, translating to MPRIARLDTPGLLHHVMIRGIERRRIFKDDEDRENLMERLSDLLPKTKTQCYAWAFMPNHAHFLFRSGPSGIATLMKRLLTGYAIYYNRRH from the coding sequence ATGCCAAGAATAGCTAGACTAGATACACCGGGTTTATTACACCATGTGATGATCAGGGGGATAGAACGCCGCAGGATCTTCAAAGACGATGAAGACCGTGAAAACCTCATGGAAAGACTTTCTGATCTCCTGCCCAAAACAAAAACACAATGCTATGCCTGGGCCTTCATGCCTAATCACGCACATTTTCTATTCAGAAGCGGTCCCTCAGGTATTGCCACTTTAATGAAACGTCTCTTAACTGGTTATGCAATTTATTATAACAGGAGGCACAA